DNA sequence from the Halorussus limi genome:
GGCGGTCCTCGCCCCCCAGCGTTACCTCGGCGAACCCGCCCACGATGCGGTCGAGCAGGTCCGAGTCGCGCCAGAAGCGGTAGAGTTCGTCGGCCGACTCGCCGACCGTGACGGACTTCTCGACCTCGGTCGCGCCCGACGCGACCCCGGGTTCGGTCTCGTCCGGTTCGACCGCCGCCCCGCCGTTCTGAGAGCGGCGGCCGCGTCCGTCGACCCCGCGGTACAACAGCCAACCGCCGGCGAGCGCCAGCGCGGCCCCGCCGAGCGACCGTTTCCGGAGTCCGACGGCCAGCAGCGTGCCGCCGACCGCCGCGGCCGCCGTGCGACGGCCCCGGCTCGCGGTGCGTCCCCCAGTAGCGTTCCGTGTCACGTGTTAGTTCCCCCACAGGGAACTTGCGAGAGCGGACATTGTATCTTGTGCCCGAGTGCCGGGCCGTCCGCGACGACCGACTCTGGTACCGGTCGCGCCGACCGCGCCGTCCAAACCGCCTTAAGCGAGAGCGACGAATCACCGTCCAGAGCCATGACAGACCGCTCCGACGAGGGAGACCGAACCCGAGCGCACGTCTTCGTCTCCGGAAACGTACAGGGCGTCTACTACCGGGCGAACACCCGCGACGCCGCCCGAGAGAGGGGCGTCGACGGGTGGGTCCGGAATCTCGACGACGGTCGCGTCGAGGCCGTCTTCGAGGGTCCGCAGGACGCCGTCGAAGAGATGGTCGAGTGGTGTCACACCGGCAGTCCCGCCGCCGACGTGGACGGCGTGGAGGTCGAGTACGACGACCCCGAGGGCGAGGACGGCTTCCGCGTCCGACGGTAGCCGAGACGCCGCCGACGCGACCGTCCGGACCCGGCGAGGCCAGCACGGTTTTCCCCGTCAGTCGCGTACTGCTTCCGACCAGCCATGCGCGAGAACACGCCCGAAATCGGCGTCGAAGTGCGAGGTACCGACACCGAACCGCTCCCGCAGGGTACCGCCGGGGACGGGACCGACCCCGGCGAGCAACTCGTCGTCCGCGTCGCCGTCCCCGTCGTGAACCCCCAGTCGAACACCCGCGACTCGACGGTGGACGGCGACGCCATCGTCGGCCGGATTCCGGTGGCGAACGCCGACACTCCCTGCGCGGACGACCTGCTCGACGCGGCGGTCGTCACGGTCCTCGAAGAGCGCGTGACCGCTTACTACCCCCGGCCCGACGAGGGCGAAGTCGCGGCGCTCGTCTGGGAGGCCGCGACCGACGAGTGGCGCTGCGAGGAGTGGGAACTCGACGGCGGGTTCGAGGTCGAGTCCGGGCGCAGGGACGACGACGAGGCGGTTCTCTGGGAGCCGGAAGAATAAGGAAATTCGGAACGACCGCGAGTTCGAGCGGAGTTCAGTACCGGTCGTCGCGGCGGTCCTGCCGGTCGCCGCCGCGATACCGGCCGTCGCCGGACTGCGAGTGCGGGTCGGCCTCTCGGTTCTCGACCTGCCGACTGTAGGTCTCGCCTCGGTGCTGCTCGTGGCG
Encoded proteins:
- a CDS encoding SRPBCC family protein, with the protein product MTRNATGGRTASRGRRTAAAAVGGTLLAVGLRKRSLGGAALALAGGWLLYRGVDGRGRRSQNGGAAVEPDETEPGVASGATEVEKSVTVGESADELYRFWRDSDLLDRIVGGFAEVTLGGEDRHRWSVPAPFGRTVEWETEMVEDRPGEFLRWKSVEGAPIPNEGSVRFRPAPADRGTEVTLTLRFDPPGGRVGRSAMNLLGVVPEALANKMLYRFKSLAETGEIPTLERNPSARGSGDWV
- a CDS encoding acylphosphatase, with amino-acid sequence MTDRSDEGDRTRAHVFVSGNVQGVYYRANTRDAARERGVDGWVRNLDDGRVEAVFEGPQDAVEEMVEWCHTGSPAADVDGVEVEYDDPEGEDGFRVRR